The DNA region CGCACCCCGGATCGCCCACGCTGGCGAAGCCGCTTTCGGCATTCCCTTGGACAAGGGCGCCGTTTCGGCCGCAAGCCCACACCGTCCCGGAAGGATCGGCCGCGACCGCGTTGAGCCATTCGCCAGTCGGGTTGGATTGGTCCACCCAGGAGTCCTGGATTCTGGCGCAGATCCGGCCCCTGGCGCCCAATGCGGTCACGACGTAGAACGTCCCGCCCGACACGCACATGTCGGTCAGATCGAACTCGTCGTCAGCGGATCCGAGTATCCCCGCGTCGAAATGCTCCCATTTCCCAGGGGCCGCGCGCCGATAGATCTGGCCTCCGAAACCGAACGCGAAAAGGTCGCCGTCGAGCTCCTTGATGCCGCCGAGATAGCCCAGCCCCAGGGAACCGGGCTTGAACAGGCCCGCGTCGGCGATGTCTTCCTCAAGACGGGAGGGAAGATGGAACCAGACCTTGCCCTCTTCCGAGACGCAGGCGAATGCCGGACGGTCCATCTCGTCCGACTTGAACGTGCAGATGCCTATGAAGACATCCTGGAAATTCTCCAGTCCCCATTGGCCATCGGGCGTGCCGACATCTTCCAGCACGATGACTTTCGTCGGCGGCTCGAACGGGTCGCTGTCGCCGACATAGGCCAGCAACATGGCGAGGTCGGGATATTTGGCCCATCCGTTCCGAAACCGAATATGGGTCAATCCCGACCTCGCCTTGGACCGCGACGCTTCAAATGTCAGGGCCAGGGTTTCAGGCCGAGACGGCTTCCTCGGCCGGGACGGCGGCCTGGTCCGGGTTGGCCTTCAGGTGGCGGTTGACGGCGCTGAGCAGCGCATGGAACGAGGCGGTCACGATATCGCGGTCGATGCCGACGCCGAAGCCCGTCGGCGCATCGCCCACGCGCACTTCGACATAGCTGGCGGCGCGCGTATCGACACCGGCGCCGATGGCGTGCTCGTGATAGTCCATGACCTTCACCGGCATGCCCAGCGCGGCCACGAAGGCGGAGATCGCGCCGTTGCCTTCGCCGATGATGGTGCGGCGCTCGCCGTTCACTTCGACCTCGGCCTCGACGCGGAAGTCGCGGCCTTCGCCCGCGGCGGGGTCGCCCACGATGCGATGGCGGATCAGCTTCCACGGGGTGTGCTGTTCCAGGTACTCCTGCTTGAAGATGCCGTAGACGGCGTCGGCGGTGACTTCGCTGCCGGTTTCGTCGGTGACGCGCTGGATGGCGCGGCTGAATTCGATCTGCAGGCGGCGCGGCAACGCCAGGCCGTGTTCCTGTTCGAGCAGGTAGGACACGCCGCCCTTGCCCGACTGGCTGTTGACGCGGATCACCGCGTCATAGCTGCGGCCGAGGTCGGCCGGGTCGATGGGCAGGTAGGGCACTTCCCACACCGCGTCGGGCTTCTGCTGCGCGAAGCCCTTCTTGATGGCGTCCTGGTGCGAGCCGGAGAATGCCGTGAAGACCAGGTCGCCGGCGTAGGGATGGCGCGGGTGCACGGGCAACTGGTTGCAGTATTCGGCGCAGCGGCGGACTTCGTCGATGTCGGAGAAGTCCAGGCCGGGATGCACGCCTTGCGTGTAGAGGTTCAGCGCCAAGGTCACCAGGTCGACGTTGCCGGTGCGCTCGCCGCTGCCGAACAGGCAGCCTTCGATGCGGTCGGCGCCGGCCATGACGGCGAATTCGGCGGCGGCCACGGCGGTGCCGCGGTCATTGTGCGGGTGCACGCTCAGCACGATGCTGTCGCGGCGCGCGAGGTTCTTGTGCATCCATTCGATCTGGTCGGCGTACAGGTTGGGCGAGGTCGCCTCGATGGTGGCCGGCAGATTGAGGATCATCTTGTTTTCCGGCGTCGGCTGCCATATGTCGGCCACGGCGTTGGAGACTTCCAGCGCGAAATCGGGCTCGGTGGTGCTGAACACTTCCGGCGAGTACTGGTAGCCCCATTGCGTCTGCGGGTACTTGGCCATGGCCTGCTTGACCAGCTTCGTGCCCGAGGTCGCGATGCCCTTGATCTCTTCGCGCGACATGTTGAACACGACCTTGCGGAAGGCCGGGGCGCAGGCGTTGTACAGGTGGATGATGGCGCGATGGGCGCCGGCGGCCGCCTCGGCGGTGCGCATGATCAGGTCTTCGCGGGACTGCGTCAGCACGATGATGGTGACGTCCCGCGGGATGCGCTTTTCGTCGATCAGCTTGCGCACGAAGTCGAAGTCGGTCTGCGAGGCGGACGGAAAGCCGACCTCGATTTCCTTGAAGCCGATCTTCACGAGCTGTTCGAAGAAGCGCACCTTGCGTTCCACGCTCATCGGCTCGATCAGGGACTGGTTGCCGTCGCGCAGGTCGGTACTCATCCAGATCGGCGGCTGCGTGATGCGGCGGCTGGGCCAGGTGCGTTCGGAGAAATCCTTGGCGAACGGGACGAAGGGTACGTACTTGGTGGCGGGGTTGGCGAGCATCATGGTCAGGGCACCTTTACGGGGTGGTCGGTTCGGCGGCGCCGCCGGATCGGTGCTCGGGGCCACGGCATGGGGCGGCCTGCGGAGCTTCCTGGGCGGCTGCGCCGGCGCGACCGGCGAACACTAAAGACGAAAAAAGACGAGGAGAAGACGTGGTGGCGCGTGGGGCTGCCGAACTGCCACGGGACGCTAGGCCCGGCAACCGATCGATAGTTCTAGCGCTAGCGATAGCGCACGCACGGCAACCAGGCCGCCGCGGGCGGACCGGAGGGCCGGCACAGCCGGGAGGCTGGCGGTCAGGGAGGAGTCAGCGCGCAGGCCGACCGCCGGGGCGCTGTTGCGTCCGGTAGTCATCGCGAAGGAGGTGCGCGTGTAGGCCATGGGCTGATCGGTAGGATAAGTTGCTAGTCGACCACAAAATCGGGCCAGACGCAAGCCCTCGGGGCCTGTCCGGCGCCGCTTATTCCACCGGCCCGATGCGCGGTTCCACCTGGCGGTCGCGGGCCGCGCCCGGGCGGTCGTCCAGGACGGGCGCCTGGCGTTCGGCGCCGCGGTAGTCGCGCGCGCCGGCGCGCGGCAGCCGTTCGCCCAGCACCGGCACGTCCGCCCGCTGCGGCGCGGGACCGGCGCCCGGCAAGGGCGGCAGGCCCAGCATGGCTTCCTGCTCGCGCACCATGGCGATCTTGTCGATGCGGCCGCCGCGGGTTTCGCTCAGCACGCGTTGCAGATCGCCAACGGTAAAGGGCTCGTCGCGGCTGCCCCAGCACCAGCGCACCACGTCCACCATTTCGTCGGACAGTTGCGGCACCAGGTCGGCGAAGGTGTCGGCCGGCACCACGCGGGCGCGTCCGGCGTAGATATTGCCCCGCAGCCAGGCGCGCACGACGAAGTAGACGATCAGCAGCCAGATCGCCGCCACGGCCCACCACAAATAGGGGTTGATACGGTTCAGCAGGTCTATGCTCTGCTGTCCGAGCGGCTGGAGGGCGCCATAATTGATGGTTTTCCCGAAGTCGGTGATCCGGTCCGCGCCGTAGAGCCAAATGGCGGCTGCCACTATGATGACGACGGCCCGGAGCCCCAGGCGGGGAGCGGCAAGTCGGAGCAAGGTCTGGCGGATCAAGCGGCAGTCCTGGCGGATGCGGTCGGGGGAGGTCGGATTCATGCAAAATATTGTACCTATGAGTCCGCACCTGTTTATTGCACGGCATCGCCTAGAAACACTTTTATGACGCGGCACAGCCTCGAACTTCGTCCCGGTCAGCATTTGACGCTGACACCGCAACTGCAGCAATCCATCCGGATGCTGCAGCTATCGACGCTCGACCTGGAAGCCGAGATTTCCCAGGCGCTGGCGGAGAACCCGCTATTGGAGCGCGACGAGGAGGTGCGGCCGGAGGAAACCGATCCCAACCGCGAAGCCTCGGCCCAGGACGACGATCCCGCGCCCGACCGCGAAACGCCCCTGGACGAAATGCCCGGCTCCAAGGGCGTCTACAACGACGAGGACAACGACCTGCCCGAGGCGGCGCGGCCGGACACCCTGCGCGAGCATCTGCTGGGCCAGTTGGCCCTGACGCGCGCCAGCGCGCGCGACGTCGCCCTGACGGCCCTGCTGATCGACGAACTCGACGAGAACGGCTACCTGGGCTCGCCGCTGGAGGAAATCCTGCAATGGCTGCCGGAGGACGCCGAAGCCGATATCGACGAATTGCGCGCCGCGCAGCGGCTCCTGCAGTCCTTCGACCCCCCCGGCATCGGCGCCCGCGACATGGCGGAATGCCTGGCGCTGCAACTGCGCCATCCGGACATCGCCCGCATGCCGGAGGCCGCCAGCGCCGCCGTCCTGGCCTGTGCGCGGGAGATCTGCGCCCACCACCTGCCGCTGCTGGCCGCCGGCAACCCGGCCCGCCTGCGCGAGGCGCTGCATTGCGACGACGCCACGCTGCGCGCCGCGCGCGCCTTGATCCTCAAGCTCGATCCCCGGCCCGGCCGCGCCTGGACGGTGGGGGCGGCGGATTACGCCGTTCCCGACGTCATCGTGCGCAAGGCGCGCAAGGGCTGGCAGGTGGTGCTGAACAGCGCCGCCATGCCGCGCCTGCGCATCAACGGCCTTTATGCCCAGATGCTGGGCAACCAGCGCGAATCGAACCACGCCGGCCTGCACGCCCAGTTGCAGCAGGCGCGCTGGATGATACGCAACGTCGAACAGCGCTTCGACACCATTTTGCGGGTGTCCCAGGCCATCGTGAACCACCAGGCGGCGTTCTTCAGCCAGGGGCCGTCGGCCATGCGGCCCTTGATCCTGAAGGAGATCGCCGGCGAGCTGGGTTTGCATGAATCGACGATTTCGCGCGCCACCACGCAGAAGTACATGCTCACTCCTTTCGGTACGCTGGAACTCAAGCATTTCTTCGGCGCCGGGGTGGCGACGGACAGCGGCGATTCGGCCTCGGCGACGGCCGTGCAGGCCCATATCCGCCGCATGGTGTCGGAGGAGAACCGGGCCAAGCCGCTGTCCGACAACCAGCTCATGCAGAAACTGGCGGAAGAGGGCATCGTCATCGCGCGCCGCACCGTGGCCAAATACCGGGAAGCCTTGCGCATCGCCCCGGCCGCGGTGCGCAAGGCCCAGGCCTCGCTGCGCTAGCGCAGCGTTTCGGGGCTGGCGTCGAAATCGGTCGATCCGTGCCCCGGCGCCGCTGCCTCACCACGCCGCCCCAGGGCGTAAATCCGTCCTCCTTTGTTCATCCCACGTCCCCATTTTTCCCACTTGCACGATCGAGAATAAGCATCAATAATTATTCTCATGTATATTTGCGTATGTAATGCTGTCACCGAACGTCAGGTCCGTTCCTGTGTGGACGCGGGCGCTACGTCGCTGGATGACTTGGAATTCGAGCTGGGCGTGGCCTCGTGCTGCGGCTCGTGCGCGGCCACCGCGGCGGAATACCTGCCGGGCGGACGCTGTTCCAGCGTTTGCCATGTACAGTCGGTCGCCGTCCAGTCTCGCGGACATGAGTTGCCCGACACGGTCGTGTCGCTCGCCGACCAGGGCGGCCAGGCCGCCAATTCATTCCCCATTCCCGTCGTCGCCGCCGCCTGATCGGCCCCGGCCGGTTCCGGCCCTGCGCGGCGCCCGGTTCGCATCCCTCCCGCGCCGCTCGCGCAATTTCCGCTTCGCTTGCACAATGGGCGCCTCGATCCCGCCGCGGATCGATGTCCGACCGCCTTCGGCCGCCTGGCCGAGCCCGTGGCCGGGCATGTCCTGGAGCCCTTCCTGAATGAAAACCCCGGCCGGCCCGACGGCGCCGCTTGCCCGATCTTCCGCGCCCGAGCCGGGGCGGACCGCCGCGTCCGGGACCCGCGTGGCGTGGGGGCCGGTGGCGCTGTTCTGCCTGCTGTGGAGTTCCGCTTTCGCCGGCGCCAAGTTCGGCTTGCGCGACTGCCCGCCGCTGACGCTGCTGACCATCCGTTTCTTCCTCGCCGCCGTGGTGCTGCTGGCCCTGGCCGCGTGGCAGGGGACGCCGTCGCGGCCGAGCTGGCGCGAAGTGGGCCTGCTGGCCCTGCTGGGCGTGCTGAACAACGCGCTCTACCTGGGCTTGAGCTGGACCGGCATGCTGACCGTGTCGTCGGCGTTTACGGCGGTGTTGATCAGCACCAACCCGCTGTTGATCGGCGTGCTGGCCGGGCCGGTGCTGGGCGAGCGACTGACCGCGCGCAAATTGGGCGGCTTGTTATTGGGCCTGGCCGGGGTCGCCTTGGTGCTGCGTTCGCGCCTGGGCGGCATGCACGAAGACCCGCACGGCGTGTGGCTGGTGACCGGCGGCCTGGCGGCCCTGGTCGCGGCGACGCTGTTGTACAAGCGCTGCCCGCCGGTCAGCGGGCTCTGGCTGGCGACGGGCGTCCAGGCATTGGCCGGCGCGCTGGCCTTGCTGCCCTTCGCGCTGCTGCGGGAAGGCGGCCAGCCGATCGCATGGACGCCGACGTTGTTCTGGAGCCTGGCCTACATGGTCCTCGCGGTGTCGGTCGGCGGTTATGGCCTCTGGTTCCATATTCTTCGACGTTCCACCGCAACAGCGGCGAGCGCGTTGCATTTTCTCATGCCGCCGCTCGGCCTCCTGTTCGGCTGGCTGGCGCTCGATGAACACGTCGCCGCGATGGACTTATTGGGCATCCTGCCGATCGCGGCGGGCATCTGGCTGACGACGCGCGGCCCCATGAATAAGCGGGTTTCGCGCTGATTCGCGGTCTTTTCAAGACCCGCTTGGATCCAGATTCATTCTCATTTTCTTCTTGCTTACGCTTTCCTATAGCGGTCGCAAA from Bordetella genomosp. 10 includes:
- the leuA gene encoding 2-isopropylmalate synthase, coding for MMLANPATKYVPFVPFAKDFSERTWPSRRITQPPIWMSTDLRDGNQSLIEPMSVERKVRFFEQLVKIGFKEIEVGFPSASQTDFDFVRKLIDEKRIPRDVTIIVLTQSREDLIMRTAEAAAGAHRAIIHLYNACAPAFRKVVFNMSREEIKGIATSGTKLVKQAMAKYPQTQWGYQYSPEVFSTTEPDFALEVSNAVADIWQPTPENKMILNLPATIEATSPNLYADQIEWMHKNLARRDSIVLSVHPHNDRGTAVAAAEFAVMAGADRIEGCLFGSGERTGNVDLVTLALNLYTQGVHPGLDFSDIDEVRRCAEYCNQLPVHPRHPYAGDLVFTAFSGSHQDAIKKGFAQQKPDAVWEVPYLPIDPADLGRSYDAVIRVNSQSGKGGVSYLLEQEHGLALPRRLQIEFSRAIQRVTDETGSEVTADAVYGIFKQEYLEQHTPWKLIRHRIVGDPAAGEGRDFRVEAEVEVNGERRTIIGEGNGAISAFVAALGMPVKVMDYHEHAIGAGVDTRAASYVEVRVGDAPTGFGVGIDRDIVTASFHALLSAVNRHLKANPDQAAVPAEEAVSA
- the rpoN gene encoding RNA polymerase factor sigma-54 — its product is MTRHSLELRPGQHLTLTPQLQQSIRMLQLSTLDLEAEISQALAENPLLERDEEVRPEETDPNREASAQDDDPAPDRETPLDEMPGSKGVYNDEDNDLPEAARPDTLREHLLGQLALTRASARDVALTALLIDELDENGYLGSPLEEILQWLPEDAEADIDELRAAQRLLQSFDPPGIGARDMAECLALQLRHPDIARMPEAASAAVLACAREICAHHLPLLAAGNPARLREALHCDDATLRAARALILKLDPRPGRAWTVGAADYAVPDVIVRKARKGWQVVLNSAAMPRLRINGLYAQMLGNQRESNHAGLHAQLQQARWMIRNVEQRFDTILRVSQAIVNHQAAFFSQGPSAMRPLILKEIAGELGLHESTISRATTQKYMLTPFGTLELKHFFGAGVATDSGDSASATAVQAHIRRMVSEENRAKPLSDNQLMQKLAEEGIVIARRTVAKYREALRIAPAAVRKAQASLR
- a CDS encoding (2Fe-2S)-binding protein, with protein sequence MYICVCNAVTERQVRSCVDAGATSLDDLEFELGVASCCGSCAATAAEYLPGGRCSSVCHVQSVAVQSRGHELPDTVVSLADQGGQAANSFPIPVVAAA
- a CDS encoding DMT family transporter yields the protein MKTPAGPTAPLARSSAPEPGRTAASGTRVAWGPVALFCLLWSSAFAGAKFGLRDCPPLTLLTIRFFLAAVVLLALAAWQGTPSRPSWREVGLLALLGVLNNALYLGLSWTGMLTVSSAFTAVLISTNPLLIGVLAGPVLGERLTARKLGGLLLGLAGVALVLRSRLGGMHEDPHGVWLVTGGLAALVAATLLYKRCPPVSGLWLATGVQALAGALALLPFALLREGGQPIAWTPTLFWSLAYMVLAVSVGGYGLWFHILRRSTATAASALHFLMPPLGLLFGWLALDEHVAAMDLLGILPIAAGIWLTTRGPMNKRVSR